Sequence from the Paenibacillus riograndensis SBR5 genome:
TACCCGGCGGTACACTTCCTCAGGTGTAATATCCACCCCGTCCCTGTAAGTAGCGTCTTCAAATACGACATACAGCGGAATGATGCCAATATCATACGTTTCCTTCCAGCCTTGCGGCAAATCGGAAGTGCTGTCTGAAAAGATTTTTACGATAGACATGAATTTCTCCTTCACCGGTTCTCGGATGACAATCTTCCATAATATGATCCATATAATCTGTAATTATACCAAGCCAGCGCGGATTCTCAAAATGAAATAATAGTTTTGCCGCTGAAGCCGCGAAAAAAGACCAGCCGTTTCGGACGGCTGATCTTGAAAATAAATGTAGGAGGGCTACTTCTTCTGCACCGGGATCCACACTTCACAGACATAATCCTCTGCACCCGTATCGCCTGGCGGGTACAGCTCAAACTCCGGTCCGCCCGTATGCTCATAGCCGGTCCCCGGGAACCACTCCTGAAAAATCCGCTGCCACACCTTCTGAATCGCATGGGGCATCGGGCCGGCTGAAGTGAATACGGCCCAGCTTGCAGCCGGAACCACTGCGGTCTCGTATCCCTGCGGGTCGGTTTCAGGTGTGCCTTCGACTCCGATCCAGTAGGACAGCAGCTCCTTCTCCATATCCATGCTCATACAGATGCCGAGCCAATCTTTGCCCTTACCGATTTCAATCAGCTCATCCGAAGTCCCGTCCGCATTGCATTCATTCCAAAACTCGGGGATTCTGCGGAGATTTTCTCCGTCCCGGGTAGTCACCTCCATGGATTTGCCGATCACAGTAAAAGCAGGTTTCTCTACGATTTTGTATTCCATTTCCTGATCTCCCTTCAATGATAGATGAAAGGTGAGGCGGGGGAATGCTTTGAGCTGCACCCCGGGCTCCCGCGCGGCGGAGGGGGTTAGCCCGTGCGCCTTACGGAACGCTTTGGCGAATGCCTCGGGGGACTCGTATCCGTATTTGAGCGCCACATCGAGCACCCTGATCTTTGAAATAGCCAGCTCCTGGGCTGCCAGGGTCAATCTCCGTTTGCGGATATAGTCTGCCACCGTAACTCCGGTCAGCATGGCGAACATCCGCTGGAAGTGAAACGGAGAGACATGGGCTACCTTGGCAACGTCCTCAATGCGCAGCGGCTCTGTCATCCTGCTCTCCATGAAATCCAGTGCATCTTTCATACGAATCAGCCATTCCAAGTCTGCCATCTCCCTTTGAACCCATCCTATCATGCCTGCTCCCGGGTGGTCCTGTTATTCTCTGCTCGTTGCAGACAGGTTAGTTCAGACCCCATCCGCGCATCCAGCAGAGCATGTTCCTTTTAGTATAGCCCAGGAGTGGAGAAGGAGTCAGCCCCCCAGCCGGCAGACTCTGGCTTCATAAGGACGCAGGGTTTCCCGGTCCATGGCCGGCTGCTC
This genomic interval carries:
- a CDS encoding AraC family transcriptional regulator, with translation MEWLIRMKDALDFMESRMTEPLRIEDVAKVAHVSPFHFQRMFAMLTGVTVADYIRKRRLTLAAQELAISKIRVLDVALKYGYESPEAFAKAFRKAHGLTPSAAREPGVQLKAFPRLTFHLSLKGDQEMEYKIVEKPAFTVIGKSMEVTTRDGENLRRIPEFWNECNADGTSDELIEIGKGKDWLGICMSMDMEKELLSYWIGVEGTPETDPQGYETAVVPAASWAVFTSAGPMPHAIQKVWQRIFQEWFPGTGYEHTGGPEFELYPPGDTGAEDYVCEVWIPVQKK